Proteins encoded within one genomic window of Aurantiacibacter spongiae:
- a CDS encoding acyltransferase family protein, with protein MPFAAAAAGREREGAVYRSDIDGLRCLAVVPLVLCHTGIAGLSSGLVGVDIVFVISGLLITGILASEIERGTYSIAKFYERRARRILPAVLTVILACLVGGWFILLPDEYVALGKSAIAAIGFASNIRFLTEGSNYFGADVAFDPLLHTWSLAVEEQFYLVFPVLLVALSGRHRHQRLRVLAALCAISFAISVWGAHRVQMMAFYLSPLRLWELGLGSLLALGAIPPATDRRWCEAGGIAGLFLIAASIALLTENSPFPGLAALPVCLGTVLLIWSGASGTSLAARLLSLRPFVLIGLVSYSLYLWHWPLIVLFRLRLSSADLPLSVALMAIGLSFVFAWLSWRYVEQPFRRPRKPVRTDRARALAWSGAAMAGVAAAATVPLTMDGFPDRLPAPTQLAYSVAKARGTLSLEYERMERTRLPCAVGEDLAPSSEPDLVIWGDSHSLAMVAAFDEILDEQGLSGLAYVRPSCAAMVGLGRTDKDDGEQCERHNRRVLEEIERLSGDETVILISRWALLTEGERSEGEAGIDADLAEMERARQPEDASNPALVLEGLDMTVRELTDDGVDVIVMRPTPEFGYDIPKAMARRTWTGVSPRAVDRGDYVRRAAETNAIIDTVIARYNAKALSPADVLCPDDCRTQLGDRILYRDDDHLSLAGSEWLLREMMRRGVLSIPDTPG; from the coding sequence TTGCCCTTTGCCGCGGCGGCTGCGGGCCGTGAACGGGAAGGCGCGGTCTACCGGAGCGACATCGACGGCCTTCGCTGCCTCGCCGTGGTGCCGCTGGTGCTGTGCCACACTGGAATAGCCGGTTTATCCAGCGGTCTCGTCGGCGTCGACATCGTCTTCGTCATTTCGGGCCTTCTCATCACCGGAATACTGGCGAGCGAGATCGAGCGTGGCACCTATTCGATCGCGAAGTTCTACGAACGCCGCGCGCGCCGCATCCTGCCGGCAGTTCTGACCGTCATTCTCGCCTGCCTCGTCGGCGGCTGGTTCATCCTGCTGCCGGACGAGTATGTCGCGCTCGGCAAGTCGGCCATTGCGGCGATCGGGTTCGCGTCGAACATCCGGTTTCTGACGGAAGGATCGAACTATTTCGGCGCCGACGTCGCCTTCGATCCGCTGCTGCACACCTGGTCGCTGGCGGTGGAAGAACAATTCTACCTCGTCTTTCCCGTCCTGCTCGTCGCGCTTTCGGGCCGTCATCGTCATCAGCGCCTGCGCGTGCTGGCTGCCCTGTGCGCCATCTCCTTCGCGATCTCTGTCTGGGGCGCGCATCGTGTCCAGATGATGGCGTTCTACCTTTCGCCCCTGCGGTTGTGGGAACTGGGGCTGGGATCGCTGCTCGCACTCGGCGCCATTCCCCCGGCGACGGATCGCCGCTGGTGCGAGGCGGGGGGCATCGCGGGTCTGTTCCTGATCGCTGCAAGTATCGCGCTTCTCACGGAAAACTCCCCGTTTCCCGGGCTCGCGGCGCTCCCCGTCTGTCTCGGAACGGTCCTGCTGATCTGGAGTGGAGCGAGCGGGACCTCCCTTGCCGCCCGCCTGTTGTCGCTGCGGCCTTTCGTGCTGATCGGACTCGTATCCTACTCGCTTTATCTCTGGCACTGGCCGCTGATCGTGCTGTTCCGGCTGCGGCTTTCGAGCGCCGATCTCCCGCTGTCCGTGGCGCTGATGGCGATCGGTCTGTCATTCGTGTTCGCCTGGCTATCCTGGCGCTATGTCGAGCAGCCCTTCCGGCGGCCGCGCAAGCCCGTTCGCACCGACCGCGCCAGGGCACTCGCGTGGTCAGGTGCGGCGATGGCGGGGGTGGCTGCCGCCGCGACGGTGCCGCTGACGATGGACGGGTTTCCCGACCGGTTGCCCGCGCCCACGCAGCTCGCCTATTCGGTCGCCAAGGCTCGCGGAACGCTCAGCCTCGAATACGAGCGGATGGAGCGTACGAGATTGCCGTGTGCGGTAGGCGAGGATCTGGCACCTTCGAGCGAGCCGGATCTTGTGATCTGGGGCGATTCCCATTCGCTGGCGATGGTCGCTGCCTTCGACGAGATACTGGACGAGCAAGGCCTGTCGGGTCTGGCCTATGTCCGTCCGTCCTGTGCCGCGATGGTGGGGCTGGGGCGCACCGACAAGGATGACGGGGAGCAATGCGAACGCCACAATCGCCGCGTGCTCGAGGAGATCGAGCGCCTTTCCGGCGACGAGACGGTGATTCTCATCAGTCGCTGGGCGCTGCTTACCGAGGGCGAGCGATCCGAAGGCGAAGCGGGAATCGATGCCGACCTTGCGGAGATGGAACGCGCGCGGCAACCCGAAGACGCCTCCAATCCGGCGCTGGTTCTCGAAGGACTGGACATGACGGTAAGGGAACTGACCGACGACGGGGTCGATGTCATCGTCATGCGGCCCACGCCCGAATTCGGCTACGACATTCCCAAGGCGATGGCGCGCCGGACCTGGACGGGCGTATCGCCGCGCGCGGTGGACCGGGGCGACTATGTCCGCCGCGCGGCCGAAACCAATGCGATCATCGACACGGTGATTGCGCGGTACAACGCGAAGGCGTTGTCCCCCGCCGACGTGCTGTGCCCCGATGATTGCCGCACGCAGCTGGGCGACCGCATCCTCTACCGTGACGACGATCACCTCAGCCTCGCCGGATCGGAATGGCTGCTGCGCGAGATGATGCGGCGCGGGGTGCTGTCGATACCCGACACGCCGGGTTGA
- the fabF gene encoding beta-ketoacyl-ACP synthase II — MRRVVVTGLGLVTPLGADVETAWGNIKAGRSGAGPITRFDASDQKCRIACEVKPADHEYGFDADRRVDHKVQRQVDPFIVYGIDAAGQAIEDAGLEDMPEDLRLRAGCSIGSGIGGLPGIEKESLVLAEKGPGRVSPHFVHGRLINLVSGQVSIKYGLMGPNHAVVTACSTGAHSIGDAARMIREDDADIMLAGGAEATICPIGIAGFAQARALSTAFNDEPTRASRPYDEARDGFVMGEGAGVVVLEEYEHAKRRGATIYAEVLGYGLSGDAYHVTAPHPEGSGAYRSMAMALRKAGLEPSDIDYINAHGTSTPLGDELELGAVRRLFGDAIDGVSMSSTKSAIGHLLGGAGAVESIFCILAMRDQVAPPTLNLDNPSPSCEGVDLVPHEAKERRIRAILNNSFGFGGTNASLVMKRNED, encoded by the coding sequence ATGCGGCGTGTCGTCGTGACCGGACTGGGCCTCGTTACGCCGCTGGGTGCGGACGTGGAGACCGCCTGGGGCAACATCAAGGCCGGCAGGAGCGGGGCGGGGCCGATCACCCGTTTCGATGCGTCCGACCAGAAGTGCCGGATCGCCTGCGAGGTGAAGCCGGCCGATCACGAATACGGCTTCGACGCCGACAGGCGCGTCGATCACAAGGTCCAGCGCCAGGTCGATCCGTTCATCGTCTACGGCATCGACGCCGCCGGACAGGCGATCGAGGACGCGGGGCTGGAAGACATGCCGGAGGATCTGCGCCTGCGCGCGGGCTGTTCCATCGGCTCGGGCATCGGCGGCCTGCCGGGGATCGAGAAGGAATCGCTCGTCCTGGCAGAGAAGGGTCCGGGCCGCGTCTCCCCGCATTTCGTCCACGGACGGCTCATCAACCTCGTGTCCGGGCAGGTCAGCATCAAATACGGCCTCATGGGCCCCAACCACGCGGTCGTCACGGCCTGCTCGACCGGGGCGCACTCGATCGGCGATGCCGCGCGCATGATCCGCGAGGACGATGCCGACATCATGCTGGCGGGCGGTGCGGAGGCGACGATCTGCCCCATCGGCATTGCCGGCTTCGCCCAGGCGCGCGCCCTTTCCACCGCCTTCAACGACGAGCCGACGAGGGCCAGCCGGCCCTATGACGAGGCGCGCGACGGTTTCGTGATGGGCGAGGGCGCGGGCGTCGTCGTGCTGGAGGAATACGAACACGCGAAACGGCGCGGCGCCACGATCTACGCCGAAGTCCTGGGATACGGTCTGTCGGGCGACGCCTATCACGTCACCGCTCCGCATCCCGAGGGGTCGGGCGCCTATCGCTCGATGGCGATGGCGCTGCGCAAGGCGGGCCTCGAGCCATCGGACATCGATTACATCAATGCCCACGGCACCAGCACGCCACTGGGAGACGAGCTGGAACTGGGCGCGGTCCGCCGCCTGTTCGGCGATGCCATCGACGGCGTTTCGATGAGCAGCACCAAGTCCGCCATCGGCCACCTGCTCGGCGGCGCGGGCGCGGTGGAGAGCATCTTCTGCATCCTGGCGATGCGCGACCAGGTCGCGCCGCCGACGCTCAACCTCGACAATCCCTCGCCCAGTTGCGAGGGCGTGGACCTCGTGCCGCACGAGGCGAAGGAGCGCAGGATCCGCGCGATCCTGAACAACAGCTTCGGCTTCGGCGGCACCAACGCCTCGCTGGTGATGAAGCGGAACGAGGACTGA
- the otsB gene encoding trehalose-phosphatase, translating into MSEPLPPPPDLAALRSGQTIALFLDFDGTLVELADTPDAITVPSNLHERLCALADRLGGRLALVSGRAIVDLERHVGPVALACAGSHGGHCRDATGRAVGNVPGGLPPRSLADIRDFAQEHGFALEDKPHGAALHYRADPSLEERGLAFARDIAAEHDLDVKRGKFLIELVGRGANKGSAVRAFMDRDPFAGAVPVFVGDDVTDEDGMCAAADLGGFGIAVGDRRNEQAKYNLASVAAVHHWLGL; encoded by the coding sequence ATGTCCGAACCTCTGCCGCCGCCGCCCGACCTTGCCGCGCTTCGCTCGGGACAGACGATCGCGCTGTTCCTGGATTTCGACGGCACGCTCGTCGAACTGGCCGACACCCCCGACGCCATTACCGTGCCTTCGAACCTGCACGAGCGGCTGTGCGCGCTGGCGGATCGGCTGGGCGGGCGGCTGGCGCTCGTCAGCGGACGCGCCATCGTCGATCTGGAACGCCATGTCGGGCCGGTGGCGCTCGCCTGCGCGGGTTCGCATGGCGGCCATTGCCGGGATGCGACGGGCAGGGCGGTGGGCAATGTGCCGGGGGGGCTGCCACCGCGCTCGCTTGCCGATATCCGCGACTTCGCGCAGGAGCACGGCTTCGCGCTGGAGGACAAGCCGCACGGCGCGGCGCTGCATTACCGGGCCGACCCCTCGCTGGAAGAGCGCGGGCTGGCCTTCGCCCGGGACATCGCCGCCGAACACGATCTCGACGTCAAGCGGGGAAAGTTCCTCATCGAGCTGGTCGGGCGGGGCGCCAACAAGGGCAGCGCGGTGCGCGCCTTCATGGACCGCGACCCGTTCGCCGGTGCGGTGCCGGTCTTCGTGGGCGATGACGTGACCGACGAGGACGGCATGTGCGCCGCCGCCGACCTCGGCGGATTCGGCATCGCCGTGGGGGACCGGCGCAACGAGCAGGCGAAATACAACCTTGCCAGCGTTGCCGCAGTGCACCATTGGCTGGGCCTGTGA
- a CDS encoding 2'-5' RNA ligase family protein: MTGAGGPAPLIVTALLPDDLQARANALRQAHFPPERNYLAAHVTLFHALPPSAEGEVRECLARMVRDHSPVPARLLGVMKLGKGTALRIESEGMIALWRELADRFHGLLTPQDEHRPRLHVTVQNKVSLEDAKALQAQLAPQIVPRDFAFAGLGLHAYRGGPWEHLKSFRFRG, encoded by the coding sequence GTGACCGGCGCCGGCGGTCCAGCGCCGCTCATCGTCACCGCGCTGCTGCCCGACGATCTCCAGGCCCGTGCCAACGCGCTACGACAGGCGCACTTTCCGCCCGAACGCAACTATCTCGCGGCCCATGTCACCCTGTTCCACGCCCTTCCGCCGAGTGCGGAGGGGGAGGTGCGCGAATGCCTGGCGCGCATGGTGCGCGACCATTCGCCCGTCCCCGCGCGGCTGCTCGGCGTCATGAAGCTGGGGAAGGGCACCGCGCTCAGGATCGAGAGCGAGGGCATGATCGCGCTGTGGCGCGAGCTGGCCGATCGCTTCCACGGCCTGCTGACCCCGCAGGACGAACACCGGCCCCGGCTGCACGTCACCGTGCAGAACAAGGTCAGTCTGGAAGACGCCAAGGCGCTCCAGGCGCAGCTTGCACCGCAGATCGTGCCGCGCGATTTCGCCTTTGCCGGGCTTGGGCTTCACGCCTATCGCGGCGGTCCGTGGGAACACCTCAAGAGCTTCCGCTTCCGCGGTTGA
- the mltG gene encoding endolytic transglycosylase MltG codes for MTRTFGLLAAVGVLIVAVLAGWFLAGWYGSAEIEEDTAFIVPSGATLTSTANKLAQVGVIGDADGFLLRAKLLGSGDPVKAGEFMLAANDSPAGILDTLQHGEVIRRFVTVPEGMPSVMVHDILMAEPLLTGAIPVPEEGSVLPDTYDFERGESRAAVLARMQVAMDRAVAELWPRRSPDTVAKTPQEAVTLASIVEKETGVPRERRMVAGLYSNRIRQGIRLQADPTIIYPITKGRPLGRRIRQSEIAAINDYNTYSMAGLPKGPITNPGRASIEAVLHPADTDAIYMVADGTGGHEFNDTLAGHNAAVERWFALRRERGEM; via the coding sequence ATGACGCGCACGTTCGGCCTGCTGGCGGCCGTCGGTGTGCTGATCGTCGCGGTTCTCGCGGGCTGGTTCCTGGCGGGCTGGTACGGCAGCGCCGAGATCGAGGAAGACACCGCTTTCATCGTCCCCTCCGGCGCGACGCTGACCTCCACCGCCAACAAGCTTGCGCAAGTGGGCGTCATCGGCGACGCCGACGGCTTTCTCCTTCGTGCCAAGCTTCTGGGCAGCGGCGATCCGGTGAAGGCCGGCGAGTTCATGCTGGCCGCCAACGACAGCCCCGCCGGCATCCTCGACACGCTCCAGCACGGCGAGGTCATCCGCCGCTTCGTGACCGTGCCCGAGGGAATGCCAAGCGTGATGGTGCACGATATCCTGATGGCCGAGCCGCTGCTGACCGGCGCGATACCGGTGCCCGAGGAAGGCAGCGTCCTGCCCGACACCTACGATTTCGAGCGCGGCGAATCGCGGGCCGCCGTGCTTGCCCGGATGCAGGTGGCGATGGACCGGGCCGTGGCCGAGCTGTGGCCCAGGCGCAGTCCGGACACGGTGGCGAAAACGCCGCAGGAAGCGGTGACGCTCGCCTCGATCGTGGAAAAGGAAACGGGCGTCCCGCGCGAGAGGCGCATGGTCGCCGGCCTCTATTCCAACCGCATCCGGCAGGGCATCAGGCTCCAGGCCGATCCCACGATCATCTACCCGATCACCAAGGGGCGCCCGCTCGGCCGTCGCATCCGCCAGTCCGAAATCGCCGCCATCAACGATTACAACACCTATTCGATGGCTGGACTGCCCAAGGGGCCGATTACCAATCCCGGCCGTGCCAGCATAGAGGCGGTGCTCCATCCGGCCGATACCGACGCCATCTACATGGTCGCGGACGGCACGGGCGGTCACGAGTTCAACGATACGCTCGCCGGCCACAACGCGGCGGTGGAGCGCTGGTTCGCCCTGCGCCGCGAACGCGGGGAGATGTGA